A stretch of Peteryoungia algae DNA encodes these proteins:
- a CDS encoding methyl-accepting chemotaxis protein, producing the protein MKLRMLIPIGIMSLSTIAAGALGLSDYLTERQLQAGMEIFSSERSLSGRVLQLVRLQKGIELDIVSTQESLTDVSATQGKDGLDDGFQLAEASATALREKVQQLKLLATELGEPAMANQIGKVETGYLAFYDAGRRMAEKYVAGGPEAGNQMMGEFDGIADVLQSEVDATDVLVDGIVETAAKNAEVNFQTMESQAYTLSMVMKALMALGLLSGAVLSYYLNRKALAPLRAIEGYMGHLAGGDYSQDVPYVTRTDEIGAIANSVSVFRANAIERNQNREQREAAREQEIAREQAIAAEKMAEDQNRQMVIGRLNEGLTELAAGNLAFRIAEPFTDAYENLRVGFNTSLETLAGSLGEIASSTSVVRNGAAEMTNATENLSKRTEQQAATIEQTAAALDEVTATVKNATERANEANSMMAATRSGAERSAIVVKDAIAAMDEIANSSNQIGQIINVIDEIAFQTNLLALNAGVEAARAGDAGKGFAVVAQEVRELAQRSASAAKEIKTLVTTSSSHVSNGVSLVNQTGTALIEIEGQVLKVTDLIGEIVTASKEQSIAISEINSSVNQMDRVTQENAAMAEQTTAACRALSDEAQSLDGVVVRFKLGHGSDANQYRQANAPRPLAPAPASGNHKSSRGHSPSPVQRLGNRIATAFSGRGNAAIDTSKDWQEF; encoded by the coding sequence ATGAAACTGCGCATGCTCATTCCCATCGGCATCATGTCCCTTTCCACGATCGCTGCCGGCGCACTCGGACTTTCCGACTATCTGACGGAGAGGCAGTTGCAGGCAGGCATGGAAATTTTCAGTTCCGAGAGAAGCCTGAGCGGCCGGGTCCTGCAATTGGTGAGGCTGCAGAAGGGCATCGAACTCGACATTGTCAGCACCCAGGAATCGCTGACCGACGTCTCGGCAACGCAGGGCAAGGACGGCCTCGATGACGGGTTCCAGCTGGCCGAGGCTTCGGCGACGGCGCTGCGCGAAAAGGTCCAGCAGTTGAAATTGCTGGCAACCGAACTCGGCGAACCGGCAATGGCAAACCAGATCGGCAAGGTGGAAACCGGATATCTGGCGTTTTACGACGCGGGTCGGCGCATGGCGGAAAAATATGTCGCCGGTGGCCCCGAAGCCGGCAACCAGATGATGGGCGAATTTGACGGCATCGCCGACGTTCTTCAGTCCGAGGTCGATGCGACGGATGTGCTGGTGGACGGCATCGTTGAGACCGCAGCGAAAAATGCCGAAGTCAATTTCCAGACGATGGAATCGCAAGCCTATACCCTGAGCATGGTCATGAAAGCCCTGATGGCCCTGGGCCTGCTCAGCGGTGCCGTTCTGTCCTATTATCTCAATCGCAAGGCGCTGGCCCCGCTGCGCGCGATCGAGGGATATATGGGCCATCTGGCCGGGGGCGACTATTCCCAGGACGTCCCCTACGTGACACGAACCGACGAAATCGGAGCCATAGCGAACTCGGTCTCGGTCTTCAGGGCCAATGCCATCGAGCGCAATCAGAACCGCGAGCAGCGGGAAGCCGCGCGCGAGCAGGAGATCGCACGCGAGCAGGCGATTGCCGCAGAGAAGATGGCTGAAGACCAGAACCGGCAGATGGTCATCGGCCGCCTCAACGAGGGCCTGACCGAACTTGCTGCGGGCAACCTGGCTTTCAGAATTGCCGAACCCTTCACCGACGCCTATGAAAATCTCCGCGTCGGTTTCAACACCAGCCTCGAGACCCTGGCCGGCTCCCTGGGCGAAATCGCGTCCTCGACCTCCGTGGTCCGCAATGGCGCGGCGGAAATGACGAATGCGACAGAAAACCTGTCGAAGCGAACCGAACAGCAGGCTGCAACGATCGAGCAGACCGCCGCTGCGCTGGACGAGGTCACGGCGACGGTCAAGAACGCGACAGAACGCGCGAACGAAGCCAATTCCATGATGGCAGCCACACGCAGTGGAGCCGAAAGATCCGCTATCGTCGTCAAGGACGCGATCGCCGCAATGGACGAAATTGCCAATTCGTCGAACCAGATCGGCCAGATCATCAATGTCATCGACGAGATCGCCTTCCAGACCAATCTGCTGGCGCTGAACGCAGGCGTCGAGGCCGCCCGCGCAGGTGACGCCGGCAAGGGCTTTGCCGTGGTTGCCCAGGAAGTGCGCGAACTGGCACAGCGATCGGCATCTGCCGCGAAGGAGATCAAGACGCTCGTGACGACATCGTCATCGCATGTCTCGAATGGTGTGTCCCTCGTCAACCAGACCGGCACGGCCTTGATCGAGATCGAGGGACAGGTTCTCAAGGTCACGGATCTGATCGGCGAAATCGTCACGGCGTCGAAAGAACAGTCGATCGCCATTTCCGAGATCAACAGTTCGGTCAACCAGATGGACCGCGTGACCCAGGAAAATGCGGCAATGGCAGAGCAGACGACGGCCGCCTGTCGCGCCCTGAGCGACGAAGCCCAATCGCTGGACGGCGTCGTTGTACGGTTCAAACTCGGACATGGCTCTGATGCCAACCAGTACAGACAGGCAAACGCGCCGCGTCCCCTCGCCCCTGCACCGGCGAGCGGCAACCACAAGTCGTCCAGGGGACACAGCCCCTCCCCCGTGCAGCGCCTTGGCAACAGAATTGCCACGGCATTTTCTGGCAGGGGCAATGCTGCGATCGACACTTCGAAAGACTGGCAGGAGTTCTGA